A part of Miscanthus floridulus cultivar M001 chromosome 6, ASM1932011v1, whole genome shotgun sequence genomic DNA contains:
- the LOC136458232 gene encoding exocyst complex component EXO70B1-like, with protein sequence MPREPWQRAHGHGSLGPRHHRSTSGLRRGLFRPREGEEDGGESHRDDRVRGGRLGLTAGSQFPSDMEGRVHGGYPSRRYYLPAAGDSCVRGGYPASTRYLTVGDSSRPSMASRAREKADSLERELHSIERSIVIPICLNPESREFFPDRDRGTAQRLDRYLAAAKRLERLDTSGDIDQRKKSLLETVMSCLADEFCHLKVWRLDDATARDHSPASLWDSARRSRSGSQDSARMMSSSSSASFTTGSGGTSDASYGSYHRGLGEEPSVQSHSTFAAGMIYVDRRSLSILRDIASVMVGSGYEYILRGAFDRHGAQLARYIEILDIDNIFGYQMEESREILLKVWTSAVHIIISFLNEMQRQLDAHDFGSFDKIKEEYFLAIAKVTVMKLLDSANYISFQVDPPTDQSCKNSYGAAKRNLSKMVDVVMVYQALDHGLPTILSLLSGKTKELVVAEGEELIKRLSDMFAKLSDELNNTVRSQYLFITDTGVHRFTKHVMDHIRLLVQHKRTIYPMLEGGLESFGELVTRLIWSLEFMLNVNSRSLQLQGQEQIFLLNNVHFMLEEAEKNRELVLILRENWFLRCQDQIDQFIAGYVDVSWTPVMSSLERKTRFSVILWPHQLLCKFTSAFEVTCSAHKHWKVADPLMRHKLREAISHKVLPSLYRMHVECDSEKMNKSARYSIEQIESQLLELFEG encoded by the exons ATGCCAAGAGAGCCGTGGCAACGTGCCCACGGGCACGGCAGCCTTGGTCCGCGCCACCACCGTTCCACGTCGGGCCTGCGTCGCGGGTTGTTCCGGCCACGCGAGGGCGAGGAGGATGGCGGGGAGAGTCACCGAGATGATCGCGTCCGGGGAGGGCGGCTTGGCCTCACCGCGGGCTCCCAGTTCCCCAGCGACATGGAGGGCCGTGTCCATGGGGGCTATCCTTCTCGCCGGTACTACCTCCCCGCCGCCGGTGATTCTTGTGTTCGTGGAGGCTATCCAGCTTCTACCCGGtacctcaccgtcggtgactCGTCCCGGCCATCAATGGCATCGCGCGCAAG GGAGAAAGCTGATAGCTTAGAGCGTGAGCTTCACAGCATCGAGAGATCCATCGTCATCCCGATATGCCTGAACCCCGAGTCCAGGGAGTTCTTCCCAGACAGGGACAGGGGCACCGCGCAGCGCCTCGACAGGTACCTCGCTGCTGCGAAGCGGCTGGAGCGGCTGGACACGTCAGGGGACATCGATCAGCGCAAGAAGAGCCTCCTCGAGACGGTCATGTCCTGCCTCGCGGACGAGTTCTGCCACCTCAAGGTCTGGAGGCTGGACGACGCTACGGCGAGGGATCACTCGCCGGCCTCCCTCTGGGATTCCGCCAGGCGCAGCCGCAGTGGTTCCCAGGACTCTGCCCGGATGATGAGCTCCTCGTCCTCTGCGTCCTTCACCACCGGCAGCGGCGGCACAAGCGATGCGAGCTATGGCTCGTACCACAGGGGCCTAGGTGAAGAACCGTCGGTCCAAAGTCACAGCACGTTCGCCGCTGGAATGATTTATGTCGACCGTAGGTCATTGTCGATCCTCCGTGATATTGCGAGCGTCATGGTTGGGAGCGGATATGAATATATTCTACGAGGAGCTTTTGATCGACACGGCGCTCAACTTGCAAG GTACATTGAAATACTTGACATTGACAACATTTTTGGATATCAAATGGAAGAATCAAGAGAAATTCTACTGAAAGTCTGGACATCCGCAGTGCACATTATCATTAGTTTTCTGAATGAGATGCAAAGACAATTGGATGCACATGATTTTGGTTCCTTCGATAAAATCAAGGAGGAATATTTCTTGGCAATTGCAAAGGTAACTGTCATGAAGTTGCTTGACTCAGCTAATTATATCAGTTTTCAGGTGGACCCACCAACTGACCAGTCATGCAAGAACAGTTATGGGGCAGCTAAACGTAACCTATCCAAAATGGTAGATGTTGTGATGGTGTACCAAGCACTGGATCATGGTTTGCCAACAATCTTATCACTGCTTTCAGGGAAAACTAAGGAGCTCGTTGTTGCAGAGGGTGAAGAGCTTATCAAGAGACTGTCAGATATGTTTGCCAAATTATCTGATGAACTAAACAATACTGTCAGATCACAATATTTGTTCATCACTGATACTGGTGTCCATCGTTTTACGAAGCATGTCATGGATCATATACGATTGCTAGTTCAACATAAGAGGACAATCTATCCAATGCTAGAGGGTGGTCTAGAATCATTTGGTGAACTGGTGACGCGGCTGATCTGGTCTTTGGAGTTCATGTTGAACGTGAATTCCAGGAGTTTGCAACTACAAGGGCAGGAGCAGATATTCCTTTTAAACAATGTGCACTTCATGCTCGAGGAAGCCGAGAAGAATAGAGAGTTGGTACTGATCCTAAGAGAAAACTGGTTCTTACGGTGCCAGGACCAAATCGACCAGTTCATTGCAGGCTATGTGGACGTGTCTTGGACACCGGTTATGTCCTCACTTGAGAGGAAAACCCGGTTCTCGGTAATATTGTGGCCTCATCAGTTGTTATGCAAGTTCACTTCAGCTTTTGAGGTGACTTGCAGTGCGCACAAGCATTGGAAAGTTGCTGATCCACTGATGCGGCACAAGTTGCGCGAAGCAATCTCTCACAAGGTTCTCCCATCATTGTACCGAATGCATGTGGAGTGTGACTCAGAGAAGATGAACAAGTCTGCGAGGTACAGCATCGAGCAAATAGAGTCTCAGCTGCTGGAATTGTTTGAGGGGTGA